From one Salinibacterium hongtaonis genomic stretch:
- a CDS encoding serine/threonine-protein kinase → MARRLPSQPPVLPGFNHLHVLGSGGFADVFLYEQNMPRRQVAVKVLLSEVVNDHVRQMFQAEANLMAQLSSHPSILTVYQASVSADGRPYLVMEMCSSALSERYRREAIPVGEVLRIAVRIGSAIETAHRAGVLHRDIKPSNILLTAYGHPVLSDFGIAATVAGGDADEAVGMSIPWSAPEILLGENSGSVAAEVWSFAATVYSLLAGRSPFEVQGKPNKSADLIGRISKARPQPIARPDVSAGLENVLAKAMSRNPAERPASVLELVNQLQSIESELGLPQTPIEVAMDDWALGSVSDLEDRTQVRAIAAADSSPRPKRRRRRPVGGITGESVAEHALQVGSVSSATGRPSGPTKTIAWILVVVAGLVIALAGTAVYVLIRSNSSIPTVSNIQAAQTPGGIEFTWSDPGLLDGDSYQIETSDGERSVQLAPTFTVSGESGEDACITVKVNRSGVVGPASNEKCAAIRP, encoded by the coding sequence ATGGCGCGACGACTGCCATCGCAACCTCCCGTGTTGCCGGGGTTCAATCATTTGCACGTTCTGGGATCCGGAGGGTTCGCCGACGTGTTTCTGTATGAGCAGAACATGCCGCGCCGTCAGGTGGCGGTCAAGGTGCTGCTCAGCGAGGTCGTCAACGACCATGTTCGCCAGATGTTTCAAGCCGAGGCCAACCTCATGGCCCAGCTCAGTTCGCATCCCTCGATTCTCACCGTCTATCAGGCGAGCGTCTCTGCCGATGGTCGGCCCTACCTCGTAATGGAGATGTGTTCCTCAGCGCTGAGCGAGCGCTATCGCCGTGAGGCGATTCCCGTGGGCGAGGTGCTGCGCATCGCCGTGCGAATCGGCAGCGCGATCGAGACCGCGCATAGGGCTGGGGTCTTGCACCGTGACATCAAGCCGTCGAATATCTTGCTTACGGCATACGGGCATCCCGTGCTCTCCGACTTTGGCATCGCTGCGACTGTCGCCGGCGGCGACGCCGACGAGGCCGTGGGAATGTCTATTCCGTGGTCGGCGCCAGAGATCTTGCTCGGTGAGAATTCCGGAAGCGTAGCGGCAGAGGTGTGGTCGTTCGCGGCGACCGTCTACTCGCTCCTCGCGGGGCGCTCACCGTTTGAGGTGCAGGGAAAACCCAATAAAAGCGCAGACCTCATCGGGCGCATCAGCAAGGCCCGCCCCCAGCCCATTGCGAGGCCCGATGTTTCGGCTGGGCTTGAAAACGTGCTGGCCAAAGCCATGTCGCGCAATCCCGCCGAGCGCCCGGCGTCTGTGCTCGAACTGGTCAATCAGCTTCAGTCGATCGAGTCGGAGCTGGGGCTGCCGCAGACGCCCATCGAGGTCGCGATGGACGATTGGGCCCTCGGCTCCGTCTCCGACCTCGAAGATCGCACGCAGGTGAGGGCCATCGCGGCGGCCGATAGCTCGCCGCGTCCCAAGCGACGCCGCAGGCGCCCGGTCGGCGGTATCACGGGAGAGTCGGTCGCCGAGCACGCTCTGCAGGTCGGAAGCGTCAGCTCCGCAACTGGTCGGCCCTCCGGCCCGACCAAAACCATCGCCTGGATCCTGGTGGTTGTCGCTGGCCTCGTCATCGCTCTCGCGGGGACCGCCGTCTATGTTCTGATTAGATCCAATTCGTCGATTCCCACGGTGTCGAATATTCAGGCGGCACAGACTCCCGGCGGCATTGAGTTCACGTGGTCGGACCCCGGGCTTCTCGACGGCGATTCGTACCAGATCGAGACCTCCGATGGCGAGCGCAGCGTTCAGCTCGCCCCCACCTTCACGGTGTCGGGGGAGTCTGGCGAAGATGCGTGCATCACAGTCAAGGTCAACCGGTCCGGCGTCGTCGGGCCGGCAAGCAACGAGAAATGCGCCGCGATCAGGCCATGA
- a CDS encoding Ig-like domain-containing protein — protein MRRDQAMNVIGESGRGASIARRWLSRHVSTVITATSLVVIAALIATVAIVSDGYTAQRMDLDDAAVWVANGENQVIGRANTEILEFNTVVASDGSDLDVVQQGRSVLLLDRANTRLDVVDAATSSVIDSVALPTDNPRVYLSAGTAIIHAEGTGEVWILSESDLGGFDASAEATLSLGPGSVVAVSETGILFAYSPETSQLHRIEPNLGAAATGAGAESTTIDVGSTDDAFHITAVGNRPVIFNSDSRELWLDGARADLSAVIGSGSTATLQQPGPSSGRVFVSWDGGVADVTFDGTVTARVDGRTGSPAAPVVVDGCAFAAWTDGTAWRSCRSQEPTEFALASAGSAVSRLVFAVNGARVLLNDPVAGATWAVQNSGELIDNWDDLILVEQDDEQVEQSDADAPPEYEKAQLPPVAVDDVFGARPGRATILPLLLNDFDPNGDVLMVTEIGAIDETFGHLDVVRDGQQVQITLTPTAQGSASFPYTITDGRGGSASAVVRVDVRSPEENSPPEQVRQSRTLVAQGGRVTTNVLADFVDPDGDAFYLTAASVAKPDLVSYKPGGEVVFQEGGSPAALRSVGLTVSDGTSSGSGALSITVSPAGEVPIIAEPFAVTSYAGSEVRISPLSHVRGGTGQIRLSAVPSRTGATITPNFEAGTFRFVSDQVRSFSVEYVVTDGSQTATGIVRVEVKAPPDANSIPITTPKTVFIKTLSSETVNVAALDTDPAGGVLMVLGVSNDTAPAVTAEVLEQKSIRLSLIAPLESGSATLTYRITNGLATAIGTITVIEIPHPLTLQAPVATDDTVTVRVGDTIDIPVLANDLHPDGEIITLNPTLVKNVENAGLLFASGERLRYLAPTITGNFTAIYEIVGPDGQTAQAQVRIAVREVVEATNKPPTPGTVTARVVAGGTVMIRVPLTGIDPDGDSVQLLGQESNPGKGAVTEVGTDFIEYEAGGYSAGTDTFTYTVMDSLGARATGRVRVGIAPPLDEVRNPVATADAVTTRPGGSISIQVLANDIDPDGGSLTVVEVDPNPGVTAEIVGDVVVVTPPVDAGSYGLVYTIENEVGGRSSNFITVTVDPDAPLAHPLAADTVLTLSDILDRETVTVDVLQNVFFADGPVDTLRLRLVDGYKENASITARNSITVTVGERSQIIPFAVEHPDDSSVVSYAFIRVPGLADALPQLDRRAKPLTVTSESRLVIDLNDYVIAVGGKQVQLTDTSTVRATNANGDSLVVDSDTLAFTSADKYFGPASISFEVTDGASATATGARTATLVLPIKVTPRENQPPVFAGGTIEFEPAEEKVLDLLKLTNYPHPDDFDELVYRVLEPLPTGFSYTLSGSTLTLRANADSAKGTQTAIALGVRDDLSDGQAGKISLRVVSSSRPLARPAADTATTPRGKSTIIDVLANDQATNPFPGQPLEVVDIRGLDGGSLPAGVSVVPSADRSRLTVTVAPNAEPVDAQLQYQVADATGDPDRFVWGSITVSVQDVPDAPVAPTRVGGHVNGELTLRITPPAFNNSAITGYEVVSSSNGGYRKNCGLDQLCVLTDLQVGRSYEFQVIATNAIGPSAAGSSSVALRVDYLPAAPTGVTARASTTTEAELVIGWDRTPNPSPGTPVVGYTVRISGPGFGQTDITTASTSLTTSVGGLIQAGQNYSVTVFSRNSAQASADEWNSSSAVAVTAVGSPLPVAVSASVTGSDGSIRVSWQGGGWNGAPSGNYSVARFIGDSPPSTCATGVHPGAIPGSGTSGWVDTSTTDGIAYVYAVYSDNGLFCSVSVSAPVESKRPPGRASATLDVVHQADGYFDLRVSGLRATGHPVRYEYAIGADALWRPVVDNQFVTSPASSGVYGQSVTVQVRACRDAGQDLCGAPSAAISAMPVATRASVIACTAGEPFVPIAPPNNGAGLTVTYAVDYAIGGVFGGMFVGHTAGQSAPPLATGLRIKATVSDGTNTYQDPLYAEIPCS, from the coding sequence ATGCGCCGCGATCAGGCCATGAACGTCATAGGGGAGTCTGGCCGCGGCGCGTCAATCGCGCGGCGCTGGCTTTCGCGCCATGTATCTACCGTCATTACGGCGACCAGTCTCGTCGTAATCGCGGCACTCATCGCCACTGTCGCCATTGTTTCCGATGGCTACACGGCGCAGCGCATGGATCTCGACGACGCCGCCGTATGGGTCGCCAACGGCGAAAACCAGGTTATCGGGCGCGCCAACACCGAAATCCTGGAGTTCAACACGGTTGTCGCAAGTGACGGAAGCGATCTTGACGTGGTGCAGCAGGGGCGCTCTGTACTGCTGCTCGACCGAGCGAACACCCGTTTGGACGTAGTGGACGCGGCAACCTCGAGCGTGATCGACAGCGTGGCGCTGCCCACCGACAACCCTCGGGTATATCTCTCGGCGGGGACGGCAATCATCCACGCAGAGGGCACGGGCGAAGTATGGATCTTGTCCGAAAGCGACCTGGGCGGCTTTGACGCCTCGGCTGAGGCGACCTTGAGCCTGGGGCCGGGGTCTGTTGTTGCCGTCTCTGAGACGGGCATCCTCTTTGCCTACTCTCCCGAGACGAGCCAGTTGCACCGCATCGAACCGAATCTTGGTGCCGCCGCGACGGGCGCGGGGGCCGAGAGCACCACCATTGACGTAGGGTCAACGGACGATGCGTTTCACATAACCGCCGTCGGTAATCGGCCCGTCATTTTCAACAGTGATTCCCGGGAGCTGTGGCTCGACGGTGCTCGGGCCGATCTTTCCGCGGTCATAGGGTCTGGTTCAACGGCAACTCTGCAGCAGCCGGGGCCATCTTCCGGTCGCGTCTTCGTGTCGTGGGACGGCGGAGTTGCCGACGTGACCTTTGACGGCACCGTCACCGCGAGGGTCGACGGCCGCACGGGCAGCCCAGCTGCCCCGGTTGTCGTCGATGGCTGCGCTTTCGCCGCCTGGACCGACGGGACAGCATGGCGCTCCTGCCGTTCTCAGGAGCCGACCGAGTTCGCTTTGGCGAGCGCTGGCTCCGCCGTGAGCAGGTTGGTGTTCGCAGTCAACGGTGCCCGCGTGCTGCTCAACGACCCGGTCGCCGGCGCGACCTGGGCCGTGCAGAACAGCGGCGAGCTCATTGATAACTGGGACGACCTCATCCTCGTCGAGCAGGACGACGAGCAGGTGGAGCAGAGCGATGCGGATGCCCCTCCGGAGTATGAGAAGGCACAGTTGCCGCCCGTCGCGGTCGATGACGTGTTCGGGGCTCGCCCGGGCCGGGCGACCATCCTTCCCCTTCTGCTCAACGACTTCGACCCCAATGGCGACGTTCTCATGGTTACCGAGATCGGTGCCATCGACGAGACCTTCGGGCACCTCGACGTTGTGCGCGATGGCCAGCAGGTGCAGATCACACTCACGCCGACGGCACAGGGCTCGGCGTCGTTCCCCTACACAATTACCGATGGACGCGGCGGATCGGCATCGGCCGTGGTCCGGGTCGATGTGCGGAGTCCTGAAGAGAACTCTCCCCCTGAGCAGGTTCGGCAATCGCGCACTCTCGTGGCCCAGGGCGGTCGGGTGACTACCAATGTTCTTGCCGACTTCGTCGACCCCGACGGTGATGCGTTTTATCTCACGGCGGCATCCGTAGCCAAGCCCGACCTCGTGAGCTACAAACCGGGCGGCGAGGTGGTCTTTCAAGAGGGAGGATCCCCGGCTGCTCTGCGGTCAGTCGGCCTCACCGTTTCTGACGGCACTTCCAGCGGATCAGGCGCGCTGTCCATCACAGTGAGCCCGGCGGGTGAAGTGCCGATTATCGCAGAGCCGTTCGCTGTCACAAGCTATGCAGGCAGCGAGGTGCGCATCTCGCCCCTTTCGCATGTCAGGGGAGGAACCGGTCAGATTCGACTGAGCGCTGTGCCATCCCGGACGGGCGCGACGATCACTCCGAACTTCGAGGCAGGGACCTTCCGGTTTGTGAGCGATCAGGTTCGGTCGTTCTCTGTCGAATACGTGGTCACCGACGGCAGCCAGACGGCGACGGGCATCGTGCGTGTTGAGGTCAAGGCGCCGCCGGATGCCAACAGCATCCCCATTACGACCCCCAAGACGGTGTTTATCAAGACGCTGAGCAGCGAGACCGTTAATGTCGCTGCGCTTGACACCGACCCCGCAGGGGGAGTGCTGATGGTTCTGGGAGTCTCCAACGACACAGCGCCGGCGGTGACGGCCGAGGTTCTGGAACAGAAGTCGATCAGGCTCTCGTTGATCGCGCCGCTCGAATCCGGCTCCGCAACTCTCACCTACCGAATCACCAATGGGCTTGCCACCGCGATCGGCACGATCACGGTCATTGAGATTCCGCATCCTCTGACGCTGCAGGCTCCCGTGGCGACGGACGACACCGTGACGGTTCGAGTGGGCGACACGATCGACATCCCTGTTCTCGCCAATGACCTGCACCCCGACGGCGAGATCATCACGCTCAACCCCACCCTCGTCAAAAATGTTGAGAATGCAGGCCTGCTCTTTGCCTCAGGCGAGCGCCTGCGCTATCTCGCCCCCACTATCACGGGCAACTTCACGGCGATCTACGAGATCGTCGGGCCCGACGGGCAGACGGCGCAGGCACAGGTGCGCATTGCCGTGCGCGAGGTGGTCGAGGCGACCAATAAACCTCCGACGCCGGGCACCGTCACCGCTCGTGTGGTTGCTGGCGGCACCGTCATGATCAGGGTGCCCCTCACCGGGATAGACCCCGACGGCGACTCAGTGCAGTTGCTGGGCCAAGAGAGCAACCCTGGGAAGGGTGCGGTCACCGAGGTGGGCACCGACTTCATCGAGTACGAGGCGGGGGGCTACTCTGCTGGCACCGATACCTTCACCTACACGGTTATGGATAGCCTCGGCGCTCGGGCGACCGGTCGCGTGCGGGTCGGAATCGCCCCGCCCCTCGACGAGGTTCGAAACCCCGTCGCCACGGCAGATGCGGTGACGACCCGTCCTGGCGGATCCATCTCGATACAGGTTCTTGCCAACGACATCGACCCTGACGGGGGATCCCTCACGGTCGTAGAGGTCGACCCCAACCCCGGGGTAACGGCAGAGATCGTCGGCGATGTCGTTGTCGTCACGCCCCCTGTCGATGCAGGGAGCTACGGCCTTGTGTACACGATTGAAAACGAAGTCGGGGGCAGAAGCTCCAACTTCATCACGGTGACGGTGGATCCGGATGCCCCGCTCGCACACCCTCTCGCGGCCGATACGGTACTCACCCTCTCCGACATCCTCGATCGCGAGACGGTCACGGTTGATGTGCTGCAGAACGTGTTCTTCGCCGACGGACCTGTCGACACTCTGCGTCTGCGACTGGTCGACGGATACAAGGAGAATGCCTCGATCACGGCACGCAACAGCATCACGGTGACCGTGGGGGAGCGAAGCCAAATCATCCCCTTCGCCGTCGAGCATCCCGACGACAGCTCCGTTGTGTCGTATGCGTTCATCCGCGTGCCTGGCCTGGCCGATGCGCTACCCCAGCTCGATCGACGGGCGAAGCCGCTCACGGTAACGAGTGAGTCGCGCCTGGTGATCGACCTGAACGACTATGTCATTGCGGTGGGGGGCAAGCAGGTTCAGCTCACCGATACGTCGACCGTGCGAGCGACCAATGCCAACGGCGACAGCCTCGTCGTCGACTCAGACACGCTGGCGTTCACATCGGCAGACAAGTATTTCGGGCCAGCATCGATTTCGTTCGAGGTCACCGATGGCGCATCCGCCACGGCGACTGGGGCACGGACCGCAACGCTTGTGCTGCCCATCAAGGTGACTCCCCGCGAGAACCAGCCGCCCGTCTTTGCCGGCGGAACGATCGAATTCGAGCCAGCAGAGGAGAAGGTCCTCGACCTTCTCAAGCTCACGAACTATCCGCACCCCGACGATTTCGACGAGCTCGTCTACCGGGTCTTGGAGCCGCTCCCCACGGGATTTAGCTACACGCTGAGCGGCAGCACCCTCACCCTTCGGGCCAATGCTGATTCGGCCAAGGGCACCCAGACGGCGATTGCCCTGGGAGTGCGCGACGACCTCAGCGACGGCCAGGCCGGCAAGATCTCGCTGCGGGTCGTCAGCTCCAGCAGGCCGCTTGCTCGCCCCGCCGCCGACACCGCGACGACGCCGCGAGGCAAGTCAACGATCATCGACGTGCTCGCCAACGATCAAGCAACCAATCCGTTCCCCGGCCAGCCGCTTGAAGTCGTCGATATCCGCGGACTCGACGGAGGCAGCCTGCCCGCTGGCGTCTCGGTCGTGCCCAGCGCCGATCGCAGCAGGCTCACCGTCACCGTCGCTCCCAACGCCGAGCCCGTTGATGCTCAACTCCAATACCAGGTTGCCGATGCGACGGGCGACCCTGATCGTTTCGTATGGGGCAGCATCACCGTTTCGGTTCAGGATGTTCCTGACGCGCCCGTCGCACCGACCCGCGTTGGCGGTCACGTCAATGGAGAGCTGACCCTGCGCATAACCCCGCCAGCCTTCAACAACTCGGCCATTACGGGCTACGAAGTCGTGTCGTCGAGCAACGGTGGCTACCGCAAGAACTGCGGCCTCGATCAGCTCTGCGTGCTCACTGACCTGCAGGTCGGGCGATCGTACGAATTCCAGGTCATCGCGACCAATGCCATCGGCCCTTCCGCGGCAGGCTCGTCGAGCGTGGCGCTGAGGGTCGATTACCTACCCGCTGCCCCCACCGGGGTGACGGCCCGCGCCTCGACCACGACCGAGGCCGAGCTCGTGATCGGATGGGATCGCACCCCCAACCCCTCGCCGGGAACCCCCGTCGTGGGGTACACGGTGAGGATTTCCGGGCCGGGTTTTGGCCAGACCGACATCACCACGGCATCAACTAGCCTCACCACGAGCGTCGGCGGGCTGATACAGGCCGGCCAGAATTACAGCGTCACGGTGTTCTCTCGCAACTCGGCGCAGGCCAGCGCCGACGAATGGAACTCCAGTAGCGCTGTTGCCGTCACGGCGGTCGGTTCGCCGCTGCCTGTTGCGGTCTCCGCATCAGTCACGGGCTCCGACGGAAGCATTCGCGTGAGCTGGCAGGGCGGCGGCTGGAACGGAGCTCCCTCTGGCAACTACTCGGTCGCGAGATTCATCGGAGACTCACCTCCCTCGACGTGCGCCACTGGCGTGCACCCCGGTGCTATCCCGGGCAGTGGCACGAGCGGGTGGGTCGACACCTCGACGACGGATGGGATCGCCTACGTCTACGCCGTCTACTCCGATAACGGTCTGTTCTGTTCCGTGAGCGTTTCTGCCCCCGTCGAATCGAAGCGGCCCCCCGGCCGTGCCTCGGCGACGCTCGATGTCGTTCACCAGGCGGACGGCTATTTCGATCTGCGCGTCAGCGGGCTGCGGGCGACTGGCCACCCCGTTCGTTACGAGTATGCGATCGGGGCAGACGCGCTATGGCGTCCCGTCGTCGACAACCAGTTCGTCACTTCTCCCGCTAGCAGCGGGGTGTACGGCCAATCGGTCACCGTGCAGGTAAGGGCGTGTCGGGATGCTGGCCAAGACCTCTGCGGCGCCCCGTCTGCGGCCATCTCGGCCATGCCGGTCGCGACGCGTGCCAGCGTGATCGCCTGCACGGCGGGGGAGCCGTTCGTGCCCATCGCGCCGCCTAATAACGGCGCGGGACTCACGGTCACCTACGCGGTGGACTACGCCATCGGCGGAGTATTCGGCGGAATGTTCGTGGGGCACACCGCGGGTCAGAGCGCACCTCCCCTCGCCACGGGCCTCAGAATTAAAGCGACTGTCAGCGACGGAACAAACACCTACCAGGACCCCCTGTACGCGGAGATCCCATGTTCATAA
- a CDS encoding AAA family ATPase — protein MTMTPEQAAWFSDIFNRLVANVEHVLLGKTFVIKLSFTALLSEGHLLLEDFPGTGKTSLARAMAQSVDGSSNRVQFTPDLLPGDITGVSIYDQRTSQFDFHRGPIFANIVLADEINRASPKTQAALLEVMEEGRVTVDGVTHPVGSPFMVIATQNPVEQAGTYRLPEAQLDRFLMKTSIGYPDHASTLRILEGAGVKAHDSPVPAIVSAETIVEMGALARTVHVDPSINDYVSRLIDATRSASEVRLGASVRGALALVRASKTLAAAAARHYVIPDDIKALAEPVLAHRLVLDPEAEFDGVTASSIMAQILMETPPPSDRQAV, from the coding sequence ATGACGATGACCCCCGAGCAGGCGGCCTGGTTCTCCGATATTTTCAATCGGCTCGTCGCCAACGTTGAGCATGTTCTGCTCGGCAAGACTTTTGTGATCAAGCTGTCTTTCACGGCACTGTTGAGCGAGGGACATCTTCTGCTCGAGGACTTTCCTGGGACCGGCAAGACGTCGTTGGCCAGGGCCATGGCGCAGAGCGTGGACGGGTCGAGCAACAGGGTGCAGTTCACGCCAGACCTGCTCCCCGGTGACATCACGGGCGTGAGCATCTACGATCAGCGCACGAGCCAGTTCGACTTTCACCGCGGCCCGATCTTTGCCAACATCGTGCTCGCCGACGAGATCAACCGCGCCAGCCCCAAGACTCAGGCCGCCCTGCTCGAGGTTATGGAGGAGGGCCGGGTCACGGTCGATGGCGTAACCCACCCCGTCGGCTCTCCGTTCATGGTCATCGCGACTCAGAACCCCGTCGAGCAGGCGGGAACCTACCGACTCCCCGAGGCTCAGCTCGACCGCTTTCTCATGAAGACGTCAATTGGATACCCCGATCACGCGTCGACTCTGCGCATCCTCGAGGGAGCCGGAGTCAAGGCCCACGACTCGCCCGTGCCGGCGATTGTTTCGGCGGAGACGATCGTGGAGATGGGCGCCCTGGCGCGAACCGTGCATGTGGACCCGTCCATCAACGACTACGTTTCGCGGCTTATCGACGCAACCCGCTCTGCGTCCGAAGTGAGACTGGGGGCTAGCGTGCGAGGCGCTCTCGCCCTCGTGCGGGCATCCAAGACGCTCGCCGCAGCTGCCGCCAGGCACTATGTCATCCCTGACGACATCAAGGCACTTGCCGAGCCGGTTCTCGCTCACCGCCTCGTTCTCGACCCCGAGGCAGAGTTCGACGGAGTAACGGCGTCGAGCATCATGGCTCAGATTCTCATGGAAACGCCGCCTCCCAGCGACAGGCAGGCTGTGTGA
- a CDS encoding DUF58 domain-containing protein — protein MTPSTTNDVPREDSPRTSARLGALKHGVGRTSLTTGATSRSTRLHGGATHRVDGGPTTSGLTNARSRIVGNRDGVLADAIVGAVRVGRMVGSWMQSVAARVGSVVTGVGWGTAIAVVVAFVIATVAGWSEFLAVAYAGVIVLLVAVLYLVGRNAFTITLDLPHSRVVVGDNAVARITIANPTRHRVFGVKAEVPVGSALSEVALPGLAGGAVFDHEFTVPTARRGMLPVGPVRTVRADPIGLVRREVSWTGRHELFVHPRIIAIPSTSTGLIRDLEGNPTRDITSSDVSFHALREYTAGDERRFIHWKSTAKTGTYMVRQFEETRRSHLVIALSLADRDYASDDEFEMAVSVAGSLGVRAIRDVRNVSVVVGITTPEFAKRKLFGVRALSTLSPGRLLDDLALVEREASSLDLSEVARVTADQVAGLSVAFLICGSTPTAGELRAASTRYPPGVEVVAVVCDPEAVPGLRRVSGLSVLTIGYLEDLRKSLARAAKT, from the coding sequence GTGACACCGAGCACCACAAACGATGTGCCGCGGGAGGACTCCCCGCGGACTTCGGCGCGCCTCGGTGCGCTCAAGCATGGCGTGGGCCGCACCTCCCTCACGACGGGGGCCACATCACGATCGACCCGCTTGCACGGTGGCGCAACTCACCGCGTTGATGGTGGCCCGACAACGAGCGGACTGACCAACGCCAGAAGCCGCATCGTCGGCAACCGGGATGGCGTGCTCGCCGACGCTATTGTCGGCGCAGTTCGGGTTGGCAGGATGGTCGGCAGCTGGATGCAGAGCGTCGCCGCCCGAGTGGGTAGCGTCGTCACGGGCGTCGGCTGGGGCACGGCGATTGCAGTGGTGGTTGCCTTCGTCATCGCGACCGTGGCTGGCTGGAGCGAATTTCTCGCGGTTGCCTATGCCGGCGTGATTGTGCTTCTTGTCGCGGTGCTCTACCTCGTCGGGCGCAACGCCTTCACCATCACTCTCGACCTTCCGCACAGCAGGGTCGTAGTCGGCGACAATGCCGTTGCCCGCATCACGATCGCCAACCCCACCCGGCACCGGGTTTTCGGCGTTAAAGCAGAGGTGCCCGTCGGAAGCGCGCTTTCGGAAGTTGCCTTGCCTGGGCTTGCGGGGGGAGCGGTGTTCGACCATGAGTTCACGGTGCCGACCGCCCGGCGCGGCATGTTGCCGGTGGGCCCCGTGCGAACCGTGCGCGCCGACCCCATCGGTCTCGTGCGCCGCGAAGTGTCGTGGACGGGCCGCCACGAGCTCTTCGTTCACCCCAGGATTATCGCGATTCCGAGCACGAGCACGGGCCTCATCCGAGACCTTGAGGGCAACCCGACGCGGGACATCACGAGCAGCGATGTCTCATTTCACGCGCTGCGTGAGTACACGGCGGGGGATGAGCGCCGTTTTATTCACTGGAAGAGCACGGCTAAGACCGGCACCTACATGGTGCGGCAGTTCGAGGAGACTCGACGTAGCCACCTCGTGATCGCGCTGAGCCTCGCTGATCGGGACTATGCGAGCGACGATGAGTTCGAGATGGCCGTGAGCGTGGCGGGATCCCTCGGGGTGCGAGCAATCCGCGACGTGCGCAACGTTTCAGTCGTCGTCGGAATCACGACTCCCGAGTTTGCCAAACGCAAGCTGTTCGGCGTGCGCGCGCTCAGCACTCTGAGCCCTGGGCGCCTGCTCGACGATCTCGCATTGGTCGAGCGGGAAGCATCATCCCTCGATCTTTCAGAAGTTGCCCGCGTTACGGCAGACCAGGTCGCCGGCCTCTCGGTGGCGTTTCTCATCTGCGGATCGACGCCTACCGCCGGTGAGCTGCGTGCCGCCTCCACCCGATACCCTCCCGGAGTTGAGGTCGTTGCGGTTGTGTGCGATCCCGAGGCGGTGCCGGGGCTCCGTCGAGTGTCTGGCCTCAGCGTTCTGACCATCGGCTACCTCGAAGATCTGCGCAAGAGCCTCGCACGGGCGGCCAAGACATGA